Proteins encoded within one genomic window of Gadus macrocephalus chromosome 16, ASM3116895v1:
- the stoml3a gene encoding stomatin (EPB72)-like 3a: MKVKAFQRQHSHRNTFRDCVCTRVCACVCLCLCLHLLFCVFSHIVRNSSRDSSTDTSGSLGCFGWCLYLTSMFFVLATFPVSIFKCVTIVQEYERAVLFRLGRILDKKPKGPGLFFVNPCTDKFTKVDLRTVSYDIPPQEILTKDSVTVSVDGVVYYRVHCPMLSVTNVKDPHHATKLLAQTTLRNILGTKKLAELLSDREGISHDMQGSLDEATHQWGIKVERVEIKDVKLPHQLQRAMAAEAEASREARAKVIAAEGEMNASRALKEAGLVLAESPGALQLRYLQTLNSIAAEKNSTIIFPLPIDVMAHFMNRK, from the exons ATGAAG GTCAAGGCATTTCAGCGTCAGCATTCACACCGCAATACCTTCAGGGATtgcgtgtgtacacgtgtgtgtgcgtgtgtgtgtttgtgtttgtgtctgcatttgcttttttgtgtattttcccATATTGTTCGTAATAGCTCGCGTGATTCCTCTACAGATACATCCGGGTCTCTGGGATGTTTCGGTTGGTGTCTGTACCTTACATCTATGTTTTTCGTGCTCGCCACATTCCCTGTTTCAATATTCAAGTGTGTTACG ATAGTGCAGGAGTACGAGCGAGCCGTACTTTTCCGTCTCGGTCGCATACTGGACAAGAAGCCTAAGGGACCAG GGCTGTTCTTCGTCAATCCATGCACAGACAAGTTCACCAAGGTGGACCTAAGAACTGTCTCCTATGACATCCCTCCACAAGAG ATCCTGACCAAAGACTCTGTGACCGTGTCTGTGGACGGAGTGGTCTACTACCGGGTCCACTGCCCCATGTTGTCCGTGACCAATGTGAAGGATCCGCACCACGCCACAAAGCTGCTGGCCCAGACCACCTTGAGGAATATCCTGGGCACCAAGAAACTGGCGGAACTCCTGTCGGACCGCGAGGGCATATCACACGACATGCAG GGGTCCCTGGACGAAGCGACACACCAGTGGGGCATCAAGGTGGAGCGGGTGGAGATTAAGGACGTCAAGCTGCCCCACCAGCTGCAGCGGGCCATGGCAgcggaggcagaggccagccgcGAGGCCAGAGCTAAG GTGATCGCAGCCGAGGGGGAGATGAACGCGTCGCGTGCCCTCAAAGAGGCGGGGCTGGTCCTGGCCGAGTCCCCCGGCGCCCTGCAGCTGCGCTACCTACAGACCCTGAACAGCATCGCGGCCGAGAAGAACTCCACCATCATCTTCCCCCTGCCCATTGACGTCATGGCGCACTTCATGAACAGGAAGTGA